A section of the Thunnus albacares chromosome 6, fThuAlb1.1, whole genome shotgun sequence genome encodes:
- the si:ch211-151h10.2 gene encoding uncharacterized protein si:ch211-151h10.2, which yields MLWLVLGGCVHALKHCLRLGQRKGNPTHSSQQEVVAENRKNLHAWMSQSRSPGHHGPLVLALADCLLMCVLQEPMPDPSVPHIQVLLSRLESVSHTLEKADTGSEATLEEVDQDSALTDKVMLIRTFLQQRIRSLRRLVQVQGDFETSIKNMLEGLGGLWAQLEELHTGVTLTKEGSSGCRDLALAQTGVKTLFTVQGHHRNRFECCQAHLTDSTQLLQELTWSHTHISNSVSSSSESVWPEVLLQSNIEQFDKVQESFLSLEQQTSTFQAHLEGLVKGNQDGLAGPLTRANGASSRPASPQTSPDLHSERLGDVSPEHRNSISTSTSVSSTDAETDKDHRLSLCERSALQFSSTIGRLRKSGRKK from the exons ATGCTGTGGTTGGTCCTGGGAGGTTGTGTTCATGCCCTGAAGCACTGCCTGCGGCTAGGACAGAGAAAG GGCAACCCTACACATAGCTCACAGCAGGAAGTTGTggctgaaaacaggaaaaacctGCATGCATG GATGTCTCAGTCAAGGAGCCCGGGCCACCATGGTCCTCTAGTCCTTGCTCTGGCTGATTGTTTGCTGATGTGTGTGCTCCAGGAGCCTATGCCAGACCCCAGTGTGCCCCACATTCAGGTTCTCCTCTCCAGGCTAGAG TCAGTGTCTCACACACTTGAAAAGGCTGATACTGGGTCAGAGGCCACATTGGAGGAGGTGGACCAAGATTCTGCACTGACAGACAAAGTGATGCTCATCCGCACCTTCCTACAGCAGAG GATCAGGTCACTACGTAGACTCGTCCAGGTGCAGGGGGATTTTGAGACCAGCATAAAGAACATGCTTGAGGGCCTGGGTGGCCTTTGGgctcagctggaggagctgcatACTGGGGTCACACTCACCAAAGAGGGGAGTAGTGGCTGCAGAGACCTGGCCTTGGCCCAGACAGGTGTGAAG ACTTTGTTCACAGTCCAGGGTCACCACAGGAACAGATTTGAGTGCTGCCAGGCTCATCTGACAGACAGCACACAACTTCTGCAG GAGTTAACCTGGAGTCACACTCATATAAGCAAcagtgtgagcagcagcagtgagtcagTCTGGCCGGAGGTGTTGCTTCAGTCCAACATTGAGCAG TTTGACAAGGTGCAGGAGAGTTTCCTGTCCTTGGAACAACAGACCTCCACGTTCCAGGCCCACCTGGAGGGACTTGTAAAAGGGAATCAAGACGGACTCGCAGGACCCCTCACTCGTGCAAACGGGGCCTCTTCACGCCCGGCCTCTCCCCAGACTTCCCCAGATCTCCACAGTGAACGCCTAGGTGATGTTTCACCGGAGCACCGTAACTCGATTTCTACATCTACGTCTGTTTCATCAACGGATgcagaaacagacaaagacCATCGTCTCTCTTTGTGTGAGAGGTCAGCACTGCAGTTTTCCTCCACGATTGGACGCCTGCGTAAATCTGGAAGGAAGAAATGA